The following coding sequences lie in one Candidatus Eisenbacteria bacterium genomic window:
- a CDS encoding antitoxin MazE family protein — MPSAKPRSRNRRPSSSRQKVQAHRDRLRAQGLRPIQIWVPDTRSPRFAAQAARQSRLVASSRHAAEDQAFVDALASED; from the coding sequence ATGCCGTCCGCGAAGCCGAGGTCCAGGAATCGGAGGCCCTCCAGCTCCCGGCAAAAGGTTCAAGCGCACCGGGACCGCTTGCGTGCACAAGGGCTGCGACCGATCCAGATCTGGGTGCCCGACACCCGATCGCCGAGGTTTGCGGCGCAGGCCGCGCGGCAGTCGCGACTCGTCGCATCGAGCCGGCATGCCGCCGAGGATCAGGCATTCGTCGATGCGCTGGCCTCCGAGGACTGA
- the bioD gene encoding ATP-dependent dethiobiotin synthetase BioD, which yields MPPACAVDVDGIVALIARRAREVDVLLVEGAGGLLVPIAGDLTYLDLAVRARLPLLVVAANRLGTVNHTALTARVATAAGLDVRGFVLSQPTPSTDVSAASNADTIARLTGLPCLGVLPHAERPGLTAHLLVIPS from the coding sequence GTGCCCCCGGCTTGCGCGGTCGACGTCGACGGCATCGTCGCCCTGATCGCGCGGCGCGCGCGCGAGGTGGACGTGCTGCTCGTCGAGGGCGCCGGCGGCCTCCTCGTGCCGATCGCGGGCGATCTGACGTACCTCGATCTCGCCGTGCGGGCCCGGCTCCCGTTGCTCGTCGTCGCCGCCAACCGGCTCGGCACCGTGAACCACACGGCGCTCACCGCCCGGGTGGCGACCGCCGCCGGGCTCGACGTCCGCGGCTTCGTGCTCTCGCAGCCGACGCCGTCGACCGACGTTTCGGCGGCGTCGAACGCGGACACGATCGCGCGGCTCACCGGCCTTCCCTGCCTCGGGGTGCTGCCCCACGCCGAGCGCCCGGGCCTGACAGCGCATCTGCTCGTGATCCCGAGCTAG
- a CDS encoding DUF1214 domain-containing protein produces MAKLAKIGIVPGQDFDASKVSPAIVAGINEAPKPAQHAIMRWMKEGILARDLTLQDGWLFTTKTGLYGPAYRQRALITAIGLGANRPEDAVYPTSEGPDILQDYTGAKKYVMHFKKGELPPVNGFWSLTMYDADYFFVANALDRYNVSQRNTFKTNPDGSVDLYIQHESPGADKESNWLPAPAGRFILMLRMYWPKDKSPSILNGSWKIPRVREAS; encoded by the coding sequence GTGGCCAAGCTCGCCAAGATCGGCATCGTGCCGGGCCAGGACTTCGACGCCTCTAAGGTCTCGCCCGCGATCGTCGCCGGCATCAACGAGGCGCCGAAGCCGGCCCAGCACGCGATCATGCGCTGGATGAAGGAGGGCATCCTGGCCCGCGACCTGACGCTCCAGGACGGCTGGCTGTTCACGACCAAGACCGGGCTCTACGGCCCCGCGTACCGGCAGCGGGCGCTCATCACGGCGATCGGCCTCGGCGCGAACCGTCCGGAGGACGCGGTCTATCCCACCTCCGAGGGGCCCGACATCCTCCAGGACTACACGGGCGCGAAGAAGTACGTCATGCACTTCAAGAAGGGCGAGCTGCCGCCGGTGAACGGCTTCTGGTCGCTCACGATGTACGACGCGGACTACTTCTTCGTCGCGAACGCGCTCGACCGCTACAACGTGAGCCAGCGCAACACGTTCAAGACGAATCCCGACGGCTCGGTGGACCTCTACATCCAGCACGAGTCCCCGGGGGCGGACAAGGAATCGAACTGGCTGCCCGCGCCCGCCGGCCGTTTCATCCTGATGCTGCGGATGTACTGGCCGAAGGACAAGTCCCCGTCGATCCTGAACGGGAGCTGGAAGATTCCGCGCGTGCGCGAGGCGTCGTGA
- a CDS encoding thrombospondin type 3 repeat-containing protein, whose protein sequence is MQPEGEATVLRLGFSFLVGAVLLGSPCAHAQTTYNLAGYGAGIAGSTNGADGFPATPPGAIWTNGDVTGYVGGLPVQWYALMTDGVTPRVVQTGNGASPAPESLLGQVSAYNAVHDPDLATDRVLAVGGRSWTDPANGDQGWGHGLDYGLIHFAPLDAVLGGGPVYVAVTVDDDPANTAPMRLAFAMYGGWDTNASSERHQTYTTSPHPVDDPLGSAGLKLLDYRVASTSGETVSTTFRLQSDHDGKYTLFVGALDGVAGRYRVTITPGVAPADADGDGVADDLDDCPGAADPDQRDTDGDGVGDACDPFPTDPENDLAQCRADLVTVQARMTSAVPDADGDGRADDHDGCPSTPLGAAVDQVGCSRAEFCASFDATTPAGRRACRKADWKNDEPVMTKKGADCAVAKGRSGGRTLHCVATDAP, encoded by the coding sequence GTGCAACCAGAGGGGGAGGCGACCGTCCTGCGACTCGGATTCTCCTTCCTCGTTGGGGCCGTGTTGCTCGGGAGTCCGTGCGCGCACGCACAGACGACCTATAACCTCGCCGGCTACGGTGCCGGGATCGCGGGCAGCACGAACGGCGCCGACGGATTCCCGGCGACTCCTCCGGGGGCCATCTGGACCAACGGTGACGTTACCGGCTACGTCGGCGGCCTCCCGGTCCAGTGGTATGCCCTGATGACGGACGGTGTCACGCCGCGCGTCGTGCAGACGGGCAATGGCGCAAGCCCGGCCCCGGAAAGCTTGCTGGGACAGGTGAGCGCCTACAATGCTGTTCACGACCCCGATCTGGCGACGGATCGCGTGCTGGCGGTGGGAGGGCGCTCGTGGACCGACCCGGCCAACGGCGATCAAGGATGGGGCCACGGGCTCGACTACGGCCTCATCCATTTCGCGCCCCTCGACGCCGTCCTCGGCGGCGGTCCCGTGTACGTGGCCGTCACCGTGGACGACGACCCTGCCAACACCGCGCCGATGCGCCTGGCGTTCGCAATGTACGGAGGGTGGGACACCAACGCGTCGTCGGAACGGCATCAGACCTACACCACGTCGCCACACCCCGTCGACGATCCTCTGGGCTCGGCGGGATTGAAGCTGCTCGACTACAGGGTCGCATCCACTTCCGGCGAGACGGTCTCCACGACGTTCCGTCTGCAGTCCGACCACGACGGCAAGTACACACTGTTCGTGGGCGCCCTCGACGGCGTGGCTGGCAGGTACCGCGTGACGATCACGCCGGGTGTCGCGCCAGCCGATGCCGATGGCGATGGCGTCGCGGACGACCTGGACGACTGCCCGGGCGCGGCAGACCCCGATCAGCGCGACACTGACGGGGACGGCGTCGGCGACGCGTGCGACCCGTTCCCGACGGATCCCGAGAACGACCTGGCGCAGTGCCGGGCGGATCTCGTCACGGTCCAGGCGCGGATGACGAGCGCCGTCCCCGACGCGGACGGCGACGGTCGAGCCGACGACCACGACGGCTGCCCGTCGACGCCGCTGGGGGCGGCGGTCGACCAGGTGGGCTGCTCGCGGGCGGAATTCTGCGCGTCGTTCGATGCGACCACCCCTGCCGGCCGGCGAGCGTGTCGCAAGGCCGACTGGAAGAACGACGAGCCCGTGATGACCAAGAAGGGTGCGGACTGCGCGGTCGCCAAAGGCAGGAGCGGTGGACGGACGCTTCACTGCGTTGCGACGGACGCCCCATGA